Within Hydrogenophaga sp. PAMC20947, the genomic segment CTTTTCCTGCAGGGTTTCTGTCGGGCTGCCCCAGGTGGCAGGCCGCTCATCTGACGCCCACATACCGTGATGGTCGAACAGTTCCAGAAGATCTGCCTCCTCGTCGGTATCACCCATCAATTGGTGTGTGGATAGATGGCGCTGACGTTGCCGAAGGATATCGGTGATCTTGTTCTTCAGGATGGCAAACACCCAGGTCTTGAGGCTGGCCTTGCCAGCGTAGGCCGCCGTGTTTCTGAACGCGCCCATCAGAGCCTCCTGCACCGCGTCTTCGGCCAGCTGTGGGTCCCCCAGCTGCAGGGATGCGAACTTGACCATCTTTCCCCGCAACGCATTGAGTTCGGTCGGATCCACCGCAGGTGCCTGAGACAACACATCCAGAGAACCCGCTGGCTTCTTTGCACCCCCGCTCATGATTCGGCCTTGTTCAACAATTGGTCGCGAGCCGCGCTGTAGCGGGACACAGCGCAGGAAGCCAGAACAACCAGCACCACCTGCTCCCACGCACTGCGCCCACCGGACAAGTTGGCTTCGCCCGGTTTGATCCGGGTGCACACGCAGCCCACCGCGATGGGTTCGAAA encodes:
- a CDS encoding sigma-70 family RNA polymerase sigma factor, which encodes MSGGAKKPAGSLDVLSQAPAVDPTELNALRGKMVKFASLQLGDPQLAEDAVQEALMGAFRNTAAYAGKASLKTWVFAILKNKITDILRQRQRHLSTHQLMGDTDEEADLLELFDHHGMWASDERPATWGSPTETLQEKQFWKVFEMCLEDLPGQQARVFMMREYVGLDAREVCAEVGITSTNLNVILHRARLRLRECLEDHWFAQGGAPC